CCACACCTTAGCTCTAAAAGTGGCCCTTTTCGGGCTACGCGATGGCCTTTGGTGTACGATGCCATGACAGAAAACTCCCGCATTGTTATGCTTGCCAAGGATGGCGTTATTTTTGGGTGGAGCAGATGCCACGGAAGACATGCGAGTTTGCAGCTGGAACGGCCATGCAGTCCCTTTATTGAGGCCGAGGAGAAGTCGTGTGACGACTAAGGAACTACATAGCATAACGTTGAACACTAAGGAGCCGGCTTTCGCTTATTATAGCCCTGTATACATAGGCAGGGAACCGCCATTACCACTGAGAAGCTAGTCTCCCGAGCAACCTATAAAGACCTCAAAGTCGGCCTTCATCAGCTGCCAGGGTGGATGCATTTTAATGAAAGATGAATGAAAACAGTAACGAACGGACGGACCACATTAAAGACGAGCGCACTTCAAAGTCTTTCCCTTGTTTTGCTACTTTTTCTTCTCTTGCCGTTCGCTTGCTCCGAGCCGCACAATTAAAGGTCGATTAAGGCTGCCTCATTATTCATCAATGCTGCCTGCACTGCGCGACTTTCAGAACCTTAATTTTACTGTGATGACAGATGTATAGGGTCAGACTCAAAATAAGTAAATAGCTGTAGCTACTCGCTTTATCGGTGAACTCGCGTTTTTAAATGTGTCCTCTCCGCATATAAAACGCTTTACGTGCCATTGTCACAGTAGAGCAGTTAAAAATTCCTGTTTATCTGACTCGCGTGTTCGTGTCAGAGCTAATTACTTTAACGGGTGTCTCTGCATAATCAGTAGTTTTCGCAATTATAAACGCCACGCATTTTCTTAGAGACCCTTAATTATCTGACTCTGGGTAACGTTATGTTTCTCGAGCGCTTCAACGCATTCGTTACAAAGGAAAACCACGTTTCTCTAGCTCATTTATGTTTTATTCACCCTCATCCGTGATGTCAGCGTAGAAACCGCGATGAGTGAGTTTCGGGTTGCTTTCGTTACAATGCAAACCTTCCGCTTAGGTTGGATGCACCCTGTTGGCGTGCTGTTACCATCAGCGCACGATGTTGCTAAAGTCTACTCAACCCAACGTGAGTACAATGAAATGTGATTTATTACAAATATCAGAGACGTAATTTACCTGCTTCGTTTTATATATACACCAGATATATATCGATATGTATATATAAAGGTCGATGTATTGTTCGTCATACCCTGTTCTCCACCTGAGAGCTGTTGCACTACCCAAGCCCTTCTTTTGCATATTTCTTGTAGGAACAAGTgagacctgtgtagcgcggcctAGAGCTTACTGGTCATAGCGGTTAATGCGGAGTTCTAAATCGTCCCTAAAATTCGCATTACCTTATCGCTGCACCACCCCGCCCCCTTTCTCCTCGAATAGAAATATAACTTATATTGGCTGCACACATGAAAGTAACATGAAGGACAGATTAAAGCTGGCTTTTGTCGATTGATTAGCGCGTCGCAATGGCAACTATAAGGGCTATTTTCACTGGAGATTCGATAGCCTGTAAAgacaaaaaaagtaaaataaaagtaTTGCCGCTGTAGGTAGTTTTCACAATAATTTGCAGTGACGTAAAGTGATTTTTCTTTATGAATATCCGAAGCTATACTACACTGTTACGCACTTCCAGACGGTAATCACGGAGCCCATTCTTCTCTCCATGTCATCATACGCCGTCTGTTTGAATCggacgccagaaaaaaaaagggtgccTTTTTCGACTGCAAGTCTGTCAGCCGTAAACACGCCTTTTTTTGCCAGACGGACGCCGACGCAGTAACCAAAAGCCAAGCTGTTGAATTCTGCAAAACAAGTATTGGATGGAGTCTTCCATCAAGTTTTGAGAAAATCAGGAAACCAAGGCAGCCTTAGAGGCAATGGGGTTTGCCCAGCGCGTTATTTACGAATTAAATGAAGTCACTGAAAAAGTTTTCGAAAAATTGTTTATTTGGCATTCAGATTGCACGTGTTATGGAACAACAATGCTATAAATACAGAGTGCTTTGAAAACAAGCTGCATTCACAATAAGCTTCAGATGATTTCAAGCTGATATAGCAATATATACCAGAGAGATACCCCAAAGACGTGCCATGTTTTTGCAGTTGCATTAAAAAACGTCGCTCCTGCTTTGATTTACTAAATTCTGCGAAAGTGTGTTCAGAAGTATAAGATTGCTAAAAATCCTGTGCGAAACAGGATGACGCGTGATTTAACAGCGACTAGCAGTTTTAGTACAGCCACCTTGTTCAGACATCATCCTCGACCACTTAACAGGCCTACAGTACATACAGGCTTACGTGCAGGAAACAGTCAGGTTTTGGCATTCTGCCTACGTGCGCCAACGCATGTACAACAGGATAACAAACAGGAAGCGTACAGTGTATGCAGTGGAGCAATGCACTGCCATAGCAggacaaagttcactgcatgaCGCAAAACAGACAGCGAATGCCTGCTGCAACAAAatgcaagcagccaggccacatCACAGCATAGGATCTTATTTGGACGGTGCAAAAAGCAACAGCTTAGGTAGTTTTGAGATCTCGCATAAGTATATCGCGTGCTTAACCATGCACAGAATGGATCTCTTACGTGAACAAATGCAGCACAAATAAAATTCCACCGACGCTAGCACAAGAATTATGCTTTGTTCGACGGACTCTAAACATCCCCGCTATGATCACCTAGCTGCGACTTATTGTGACCACTATTCGTCGCCAAATTCGCCGCGCTATTCAAATATCATGCCAGATTATAAATTTTCTGCCTTGGTGGTTATGCAGTCCTATTTGTGCTGGATTTTTCCACGATTGTATTTTCTCTTCCTATGCCGAGATACCTGACATAAGGCACGCAAAAGCTTCCCAATGTTGTGGATCGAGCTTTGTAATAAAAGTGCGGCTGACCACCTTTAAGGTCAGCAATAAGCAGGTGCCCGATGGCGATGCAATAAAGCAGTTAGGACGGTACGCCACTTAATAACGATGACTCCTACGCGTCTGCCGGCACGAAGTGTTCAACCTTCGCTTTGTAGCGATATCTCACCGCAGCATAACATACTGTGCATGTATTATGAAATCATGTCTTAAACAGAGCATTAAAGCGTAAATTGGTGCACTAGCACAACATGTTCACTAAGGAATGCATGGGTGCAATAAATAATGCCCTTTAAAACACTGTCGGTTGGTAGTCTTGTTAAAATTGTCATTGGGGTCCTCAGGACTAAATACACACAGTGTGTCCCGTATGGTTAAGTATAAATAAAAGGCTACGTATTTGCCCTTGAGAATGTTTTTTACGATAGAAATCTTCTGACACTATTATGCGATAACTGTATTACTGATGTGCGAACTCCTTATTCTAGGATGCACTATAATGCCCATTCGGTAGGTGGCACCTGTAGAAAGTGTACAAGTGACATCTGTGAGAATAGCAGCCCCCATTCATTCAACTCATGACTTAAATACATACAGATTACATTTTATGGTAACGTTGCATGCGGCCTACAGCTGTCATTCGAGAAGCCTATATTTTATGGCATATACTAATCTCTTTAGCCTTCAGGAATGCTAGCTAGCACGATGATGCAATTTCGCGCGAAGAGATGATTTGCTGCTTTCGAAAATTCTCACACCTAATTACGCCTCCACAGCGTTCGCACATGATGCTTGAACACTTAGCGAACGCTCAGTAAGTATGACAGAAACTAGATTACCTCCGTAAGATTGTGTAAAGATACGTTTGGAAATAAAATCGCTTGTGTGCAGCAATATTGCTTCATTAAATAACCAGGTGGGTGTGACAAACAACAACGTGAAGTGCTTCGCCAAAACAAAGGCACTTGGACAAACATGCTGCAACAATAAAATGTGCTCTTGCTCACAGACGGACTTAGCACAGCAAAGGTTAACACGGATAAATATCAGGCAACAGCGACAGAGACTCTATCCCATTAGATCAATAGCACTCAGAGAACAATGACCGGATGAAAACAATCCAAGGTAAATTTCCACCAACGCTTCTTTCAGCTCTATGGCAGTGAGCTGTGAAGCGGCCATGTAATGCCTTTAGAATATTTCTCTCCAGGGTAGTTAAAAAGATATTAGAAATGTGCACAGACCACTTAACTGTGTATATAATTGCAACGCTCAATAACAGCACTTATAACTTCAATAAATACACTGATCCTCAATCTTCGGTCTTAAAAACATGGGCAACGTTTACATCATGCGGTACAGAACAAACCGTGTCAGTGTAGGTAATTTTCCATGCTTCATGTTTGACGGCGTCATATAAGGAAGCTCAGTGTGACTGGTGGACCAAGATGTGAGACTCTTCGTCTTCTTATTGTTCTTTACTAATTATAGATAGTATGCTTATTCGGCAATCATTTATATCAACTGAAGAGATGAATTATTTTCTGATGCAATATATTTTGTCTGTTattgatttcttttctttcttcgcgGTTTGCTAATGGCTTTGAAGACGCACGTTACAGAAAACCCCATTATGCAGACGGCAACTTCTTTTTGTGTAAAACATGACACAGTTGTACAGTTAGCGAACGCATCCGTAAAAGCCCCTGGCCAGCCTGATTCGATCGTTTGTTGTGCACACAATGCTCATTTTAGTCACACAATGATGACAGTATAAGAATTTTACAAGCTGAAATTGTTAACTTCTTTTAAGTACCGCTGCTTTTGATAGTGGTAGCCGCTTCATAATTAAGTGCCCGAAGACTGTTGTACTCATATATAAACATTCCACATTTATCTTAGGTCTTCGGACCTTCCAATTTATCTCAGTAGATACAGGTGCCGCTCTCCAACGTTTCAAATATATTCACTTCTTCAATCAGGTTAGATAACTTGCGCACTACACTCCCTTCCAGCACAATCTGCACGTCTTCCATTTTGAGCGCCAACATGTTAGTAAATCACATAATCAGTATAGTTTGAAGACACATACTGTTATGACGTCAAATTTAAACTTTCGAGGAGGGAAGCTCAACCTAGAGATGATGAAAAAAGCAAATGACGTCAGTGGATGCTGCACATGCCAAATCTCTTTCCAGTCAGTCACACTAAAGCCCCAATTACGAAACCACATTTTTAGCACTCGGCTTTTCTAGGCGTCACGTCATGCAAGAGGTCTGCCCTATTTGTCTACATATTACGCTTGCGCGTGCTACGCTCGCGGTTTTAAAAGCACTTTTGCACCAGAGAGAGCCAGGCGTGTTTGTAATCTCGCAATTGCATGCAATACACTTCCACTCGTCACGTCGCCTTGCATGTTCCTGCAATAGTAATCCCACTTTTCATAGAGAGCCTCATTCGAACACGACAAACTTAGTCCAGTAAGCTTTGGTTCGCGACCTCAAAATGCAGCAGTACATCAGGTAACAAGTTAAACGTACATTTTACGTACATTTTGTTTTGGCTGCTAACGTTCAGCTATGGCAAAACTATGTACGATAAGGTACAGCCATTATCCACAGAACTCGCTATTTAGCTTTGTACTGGAGCACTTAAAGCATCCTTACAGCTTAAAGCTCTCGGTACCTCGAGAGTGAACAGACCCCTCATTTACACGCCTGAAAAACATTGAAACCCAAACACAATCATCGCCAATCTACATCCTCACTGTACCATGATCTTGATACACTTCGCATTGAGGATCTAGTCAAATTCAACATTGCAGCATTTGGATATCACGTCATCATTTCTCGCAACCTCCTGCAGTTTATTCATATCAAAGGCATTACTAAAACCAATTTTACACGCTTTTTGCTTCATGAAAACTTTTACTTCCCAACATTCGCACTAACTTTGGCATTCAAACAGTTGGCTTTTCTTTCATGAAACCTTATAATTCTTTACCGCGTGATATCAAACTAGCATCGCATATCATGGCATTTAAACTCCAACAAGCATATTGTGCACTCCCTCTAGCACAGTTACGTTAACGTTACGTTACGTTACTGTTACGTTACGTTACGTTAGCACTGTTAGCATTACGTTGTGTTAATAGTCCAAATATTTTTGGTTGTTTCACTTGGTGCTACATTGCTTATTGTTTTTGCTAACAAGTGTTATAAGAGGTTCCCTTATCAACAGTAGCAACACCCTGGGATGTCTTTCTGTAGTAGAATATGTATTTATATTGTTCCGCGTATTTTTAAAATAACTTCAAAATTAAAAGGCTTCCTTAAGTGCCCTATCCCAAAACTCGACGGTGGACCCTATGGTCCGGACTCTTCACAAAAGACTGTACTTCTTGAGTGACTGCTCTCAAGCCCACCGTGGCCGCCATTTTCGAGTGTCAGTTGCTATAACAAAACTCCCCGCCCACCACCCCATCTTAAGGTCGTCTCCCTCGCATGTAACGACGTCAGCACATATAACAACGCCATATTAATTGACGCAGGTCCTATTACATATTTATCAAATTCCTTAAACAGGGCCATGACCTTTAAACATGCACGACCTCGGTGACCATCCTCAATGACACAGGCGTCCTTCACAGCTGACGCTAAAACTCGTCTCACAAAACAAGAACGCACATTGAACCTTTTCATATTTCTCACTCAATGACACCTTTGGGACAACTAGCACAGCGCTTGCAATCTTTTGCCCTAAGTAGCCGCGCACTTAGACCTTTCTTGGTGCAGCCGGTTAACAAGGAAAACAGCGCGAAACCAAAGCAGAGGTGAAGCCTAGAAAAGCCGTTTCGGTCCAATCCACCGCCAATCTCCGTCCTCACTGCAGACCACTCTATCCACGAGGTCCAGCAGCTCTTCATTTGACCTTGCTGATGGCGCCCGTGCTGACGCCAGGTCCCATGCCGTTCTTCAAGAAGGAGGACTTCGAAGACGTGGTGGTCACCGTGTGCATGCTCGAAGACGTCCGGCTCTCGGTACCGCCGCCTCCCGACGTCACGGTCGTGGCGGACGTCGTCACGGTCTTCTTGCCCGTGCTGCCCGGTCCACCGGCGGTCTGGTGGCTGGGACCGGCCCCACCTCCGAGGTTGGTGGTCGTGGTGGTGGAGTTCTCGACCACCGTGATGGGCACCACGCGCTCGTGGCCCTGCGGCTTGTCGCTGCGTTTGGGCGCCTCGATGATGAGGAACCCGTCCGAGGTGATGGAGCACTTGACCGTCTCAGGCTGGACGTCCTTGGGCAGCGTGCACTTGCGCGTGAACTCGCGCGAGATGACGCCCAGCTCGTCGGTGCGGTCGCCGTGTTTGCCGTGGATGATGACCTGGTTGTCGACAGTCTTGACCTGCGACGGGACATTGGCATTTTGAGACGCTAGAATATTACAGGCCCAGTGTCTGAATTGGGGTAAGGAAACTGAACTGGTAAGCAGACCTTGCTAATTGTCCTCAGTGCCACTTTAATGCCAATTTGGGTCCAGCTCAGCTTAGAAGACATCGCGAgatccttatatatatatatatatatatatatatatatatatatatatatatatatatatatatatatatatatatatatatatatatatatatatatatatatatatatatatatatatatattggaagaAGTccgggttgctcaacgggccagtgaaaacttgcacagagaaaaggtcacaactgcacGATTATCTTGGTTTATTTCACATCAGGGTTTCaagtcctatatatatatatatatatatatatatatatatatatatatatatatatatatatatatatatatatatacataagaaccttgttataacgaaacggtttgtaacgaaataatggatataacgaaggaatgacgatttcgCTAGGAAGCTCGATCAACACGGGCTACGACGGAGCTACGGACATAAAGAAGTAAGTGCGCGGcctttcaacttcgttataacaaggttcaaCTGCATTTCCTTATTGACATAAAGTTAAGCAGCAACAAATATCCATTCAAACAGATTCCCGGATGCTCCACATGGTCGTTCATGTCAGTAATTAAAAAATCAAGCGTTTTCCTTTTGCACAGGAAGATACGAAACAACTTTTTTTTCGCGAAACGCATGCGAATGAGATTAATTCAAGGTGAGATCGTTAGAGGCGCTGCTTGTTTAACCATTGCAAAGACTAGTGTGCGAAAACCCTCCAAAGTATTACGAACATCGTCACTTATATGTCTCTCTTATTAACTTTACTACACGAAGTTTCGGTACGAAATGTTGCTCTGTATAATGCGTAAAGTGCAGTAACATTTATCTTTCCTCTCCTTTCAACAAAATTGCTAACGCTTATTCCAATCCCGATTAAAGCTTTGCCACAAAATCACCATACTCAATGTCCGGGGGAATCCCTCAAAGTGATGTATACTTGTAATGAGGATGTAATTACTCATCAGCATATCATCCAAGCGCAGTCAtatggctacaaaagaaagctatacaggttTCATCCTGGTCCAGGGCAAATTTTTCCTCaattacgaagtttctgtggaaggtgTATACCTTTTCTCTGGAGCCGTATGGCTGGGCTTGGGTATatgtaatgagtaattactctacATAACCAGGATACTTCCATGTAAGCAAAAAATATGTGAAATCCTGTCCAGGTACAATAGTGTGCGTACCTCGAGGTCGTCGCAGTCAAAGTGGCCGACGTCCAGGCGGAGGCAGAAGCGCTCCGAGTCGTTGGTGagcgaggtccacacggacggcTTGAGGGGACTGCCGTCGAACAGCCTGCGCCGGATGTCGTGGTAGCGGTTCTCGTAGCACCGGTACTCGCGGTCCAGCCGTGAGTACTGGTCATTCAGTCGACTACGAAGGTCGTCCAGATCGTCCGACAGGCGGCTGCTGGTGAACAGCGACGACATGGCGTCCCTTATGGTCTTCTCAGCGCGCTCTATTCCACAGTctgggtagagagagagagaggaggaaaacCCTAAACAACAAGCCTATCTGGGCATATCCTCCTGAAGTACTGCAGGAGTAAAACTGTACCACAGAAACCCCAAAGAGCAAGTCTATATGAGCATGTCCTCCTGAAGTACTCCAGGAGTTAACCTCCACGACTCCTGATGACTTCTCAAGAGTCTCCTCCCGCGGTTTCATTCCTGACGTACACGCTTTAAATCCCTGGATCCCAGTCCGAGCGGTGACAGAATTCGAGATGCCACAAGAACCATTACGGGTCGACGGTTTTTGATGTGGTAGAAACGGTATGCTGGACTCATCGTGGCCATGCTAGGATTACCAGATCATGGGCCACTAGTTAACCCTGCATATTCGAATAGAACATGATATAAATGACCTGCGATAAATAGTCACGTAAAGGCAGCTTGAAGCATAGGTCGATGCTCCGAGTCAATACTGGCCAGAGGTAGAGAGAGAAACATCTTATTAGGCGACAAAAAGGCGCCATTTATGTCTTCCTCGGCCACCAgttgaaagaaagaaaattgacgaataaaaacaaacattatttgtttttcttcaccTAAAACAGTAAAGGCACATTGGCGACGTACTTCCATAAACAACTTTCCTGCGGTTATCGTAATATTTTTTTCCGTTGAATTGAAAAATATCGCGAATAACAATCGACTCTTCGGTCTGCAATCGAAGCGCTTTGGTGTAGTGCCAAACTCAACATGCACTCACTGCGGCTTCTCTTCCGTGCTTAGTTACCTGCCTAGTCTCTAGCACTTGGTGCGCCGGATGAACAAAAGGGGCATTGTAGTTGGGTAATTAGAGGAAGATGAGTAATGAGCTAGCTAAGGAATTGCCAGCCCCGCGCCACATACTGAACAGCGTACCTCCGATCACGCTGATGAGCCTCCTGAGTTATAGTGCCTCCTCGGAAGTAGCATATGTAAAACATTCACTCACAGCCGATAGTGAAGGTAACAGATTCCGATCCCTCGATTTACACACCATGAACTTCTAGCCGCTGACTTACGAGAAATGGTCAGCAACCAAGTAGGGTACACAACCATGAACATCAATTGAGAGACACTGTACACATGGAAAAGAAACAGATGTACTACTGGTAGGGAAATGCAAGTGCCTCGGTGCCGGCCGTCTTTTTTAGGGCCAGGGCGCCGTGTGCTTTATTTATCAGAATTATAAAGACAAAGCACACGGATTTAAACAGGTGGGGACTTTGACCCCAGCTTGAGTATACGAAAAGTACCTAGTGCCGTGGCGCTgcttggccacagatgcccttgcaccataaaagcCCATAATCATAGTCATACGGACAAAGGAAACGTGCAAATTAATACGAACTCCGCATGACGTCATTAACACAATAGGAAACCATGCGGAAACCATGCGGAAAACGTATGCAAATCATACAGATCTCTATATATTTTTCTCCGGCTTATCAGCTGCATATTCGCACAATTAAATTTGCATCTTTCACTTGGAACATTTCAGTAGGCATTAGTATTGCTACCGCTGGGACACAGCTACCTCCTTCATACAATTCGACTCACCAGCCTGCAAGGCATATGCACTCGTAGCGTGAATATAAGAAGGCACAGTTTAGTTCTGCCCTTCAAGAAAAGCAATTCTTTCCGGGCATGGTACGCTCAATGCGCCTGAAACGGATACTAAAGAATGCCTTTGTTCCGCGGCGCATGCGAGTCGAAAGACCTCTCTTTCGTTCAGGCCTATAGCCTTGAACGAATGAATGACACGTGCGCCCTGCCTCCCGCATCCAGCACTTCAGCGAACTTCCCGAAATTCTCTAGAAAACAACGACGCGATCTTGTTTTTCCAACGGTAGACACGAAAACACAGACCCGGACAAGGGTGTGCAGGCACGCATTGTTGGCGATGCGAACGAAccaacgaaggaaggaaggaaggaaagaaaggtagGATGCCATAAGAACAAGAGCTGAGCGTTGTACTTACACGGCTGAGTGACTGGCGAAGCGAATAAAGCACCCCACCGGGCTTCAGCGTAAACAGACAAGCCGAGCCGTACTACGCGCCAACGGAAGCTGAGATTTCGAAGCACCCACGCTTTTTTAGCCTCCGAACGAGAAGCGATGgaggcaagaaagaaaaaaagaagaaagtaaaaGGAACGACAGACAACGCGGCGAAGCGGGTTCGCCTCTAAAGAAAGAGGTATGAGGAAACGACGGTGGCAGACGTCTTGGAAAAACGAGGAAGACAGGCtgcagcggcagaagcagcagcgctcGCAAACACGGAACAGAACCGAGACGGTAGACGACGCccagggggggaaggggggggggggggtggaggggagggggagggggaagcgGCACGTGCACCAATAGGAAAAAGAAGAAGACAAAAAGGAATAACGCATGCTGCCCGGCAGTGTCGTGTCGTGCTCGATCGCACCTGGCGGTGGAGGCGCCGGTTGTAAGTGGGTTTGGTGCATAGGACGTCAGGGGATGCAGCGATTCTCGTTCCAGAAACGAATGAGAGGGACGTTCAAATAAAGATGGCGTAGGAGCGACGTACACGGAGGCAGAGTTTCGGTGTACTCCGATGTTGTGGGAGACATACAATCTGAAGTAGGTTACTGATTACGGGATAGTTAGTTAGTTATTCTTTCTAGGCCCAGATGGCTCGACTGCGCCGTGGAGACTGTTCGCTATAATTATGGATCGCTGGAAGTAGGCTGCAAACTTCTGTTTTTGGCCGTCTGTGAGGGGTGGCGTACGGTACACCCTTTACCACCACTGGCGCAAGACGTGGGTTGTGTGCGTCCGTCGTAACAATTATTAGCTAATTTTGAATTAACCAAGGTGgaggtgcgggctagttggttgttagTGCTTCTCAAAAGAGCGCAAAAGACGCAGACGAAGACAGATGTGGACACATGTGGGGCTGATCTTTAACTACGTTTATTGCAGAAACTTACGTGTATGTATACAGGGCTTAATATTCGACAAATAAAAACAGGTACAATCCGCAAGCAAGAAAACTGATGCTAATCGTCTTTTGCACGCCTTGCCAAGCACGCAGTTTCCTTCCCTGATAATGCAAGGGAAGGTTGTGCTGCGGTACAGGTCCCCCAGAGAGCTACGGTACTTTGCGCTTCAGTGATTGACATATGAAAAGAACACGAAAATAATGTGACTAAATCTAAGGACCGTAGCCTGCCGCTTCACTGGTCACAATGCACAAAAAGACGCAAAAAATAGTACGACCCTAAGTTCAATACGTACCGAAACTACAAAAGAAGCAAGGACCTAACTACTAGGGAAATCACTGAAGCACAAAAGGTCATACCTCTGGGTGACCTCTGCGTCAGCATTCCTTCCCGTAAGTTACCAGGCAAGGAACTTGCATACTTGGTAAGGCGTGCAAAAGGAATTCAGCAAAGTGAGTTTTCTTGTTTGCGCATTGTTCCTCTTTTCCACTCGTCTGGGGTAAACCTAGTTAAAAGTCAACGCCACGTGTGTCCTCATCTGTCTTCGTATGCGTCTTTTTCGCTGTTCTAAGGAGAATTTTAAACTGCCTCATGTCCCTGTTCCACCATTCGAAGCAATgcctgaacccgccgcggtggctcagtggttagggcgctcgactactgatccggagttcccgggttcgaacccgaccgcggcggctgcgtttttatggaggaaaaacgctaaggcgcccgtgtgctgtgagatgtcagtgcacgttaaagatccccaggtggtcgaaattattccggagccctccactacggcacctaattcttcctttcttctttcactccctctcttatcccttcccttacggcgcggttcaggtgtccaacgatatatgagacagatactgcgccatttcctttccccaaaaaaccaattattattattaagcaatgCCTGCGAAAAATTGGACATTTGCGGATTGTTTCGTTGCCTATTGCCGCAATTTAAAGATATTCAGCGCCAGTCAAGTGTTGCGCCTAACAGGTAAAAGTAACCGGTGGGTAAGTGAAACAAGCAATAATAATTAAACAGTAACTGCAGACGGACAACAATATGAGTAACGTATAACGCAAGGAGTAACGAGTAATGGCGGAGGGCGGGTTGGCATGAGAAACGGGCAATAGTGACGTGCAAGTGACGAGTGAAACATTCAAGAGTTATGGTGCAGAACGGATAACGTAATACATAGTCaacgtgaattttttttctttaaagaaatAAACTCATTTATCCAGGCCTCAGAACAATTCCACAACCACGTAGCAGGAGTGACAGCTAGATATAACCAAgatatttcgaccacatggggatctttaacgtgcactgacatcgcgcagcacacgggcgccttggacgcaaaacgctaaggcgcccgtgtgctgtgcgatgtcagtgcacgttaaagatccccaggtggtcgaaattattccggagacctccactacggcacctcttcttccttccttcttccactccctcctttatcccttcccttacagcgcggttcaggtgtccaacgatatatgagacagatactgcgccattttcttc
The genomic region above belongs to Amblyomma americanum isolate KBUSLIRL-KWMA chromosome 9, ASM5285725v1, whole genome shotgun sequence and contains:
- the LOC144104545 gene encoding uncharacterized protein LOC144104545 isoform X2 codes for the protein MSSLFTSSRLSDDLDDLRSRLNDQYSRLDREYRCYENRYHDIRRRLFDGSPLKPSVWTSLTNDSERFCLRLDVGHFDCDDLEVKTVDNQVIIHGKHGDRTDELGVISREFTRKCTLPKDVQPETVKCSITSDGFLIIEAPKRSDKPQGHERVVPITVVENSTTTTTNLGGGAGPSHQTAGGPGSTGKKTVTTSATTVTSGGGGTESRTSSSMHTVTTTSSKSSFLKNGMGPGVSTGAISKVK
- the LOC144104545 gene encoding uncharacterized protein LOC144104545 isoform X1 produces the protein MSRSPRSATNYGPDCGIERAEKTIRDAMSSLFTSSRLSDDLDDLRSRLNDQYSRLDREYRCYENRYHDIRRRLFDGSPLKPSVWTSLTNDSERFCLRLDVGHFDCDDLEVKTVDNQVIIHGKHGDRTDELGVISREFTRKCTLPKDVQPETVKCSITSDGFLIIEAPKRSDKPQGHERVVPITVVENSTTTTTNLGGGAGPSHQTAGGPGSTGKKTVTTSATTVTSGGGGTESRTSSSMHTVTTTSSKSSFLKNGMGPGVSTGAISKVK